The region TCACGCCCCAAAATATCCGCCTGCGCAAGAAGATTCTTACCGAGACCATACGCCTGCGCGACCGGAAGTCGCCCGGGCGCGAGGATTCCGACGAATAGCCCACGGCACTCATCTTTATTTTAAGGTATCACCCTCACCTAATCCTCTCCCCTCAAGGGAGAGGAAATTTTAATAAGGCGGCGAATGCGTCTGACGACGGTCGCCCATCCCCTTAATAAATGGCTGAGCAAGATTCCTCTATCCGTTAAGACTCTCCCTTAATCCCTCCCTTCCAGGGAGGGAGATGAGATGCATTCAGGCCTCAGGCACGCAAGTTTGCATAACGCAAAGCATGTGTGATATAATGGGCTATTAGTTCAAGTTTTGGCTGTGCAATCTGCGTTGAATCTCCTCAGAGTTTCCTCATGACACCACTGACCCGAACTCCAACTAAAATTATCATCTTTAGAGAGAGGTCATATTGAGTTTTCAGGACAAGTCTATCCAGTGTTCCGATTGCGGAACGAGTTTCATCTTCAGTATCAAGGAACAGGAATTTTTCAAGGTCAAGGGTTTTTTCAGAGAGCCCAAGCGCTGCCCGGAGTGCCGCGATAAAATCAACAATCCCCGGCGCGCTGTTGTAAACACGGAAGCGCTGGAGCCCCTGTCCGCTCTGCCCCCGGAAAGCATTACGGCCGGGTCGTTCGAGTCCTTCGGTCTGCTTCCTAGCGTTATGGGCGGGGTCAGGCTGTCGGGTTACACCACTCCCACGCCGATACAGGCACAGGCCCTGCCGCATGCCCTGGCGGGCAAGGATGTCATCGGACTGGCCCAGACGGGCACCGGCAAGACCGCCGCCTTCGTGCTGCCCATGCTGCAGAGGCTGGTGGCGCACAAGCGCGGCAACATCCGTTCTCTCGTTATCTCCCCGACGCGCGAACTGGCCGAGCAGACCAATGAGTGCATTGCCTCGCTGGGACGCAAAACCGGCATCCGCGGCATATCGCTTTACGGCGGCGTCGGCATGTCGCTGCAGGTGCGCAACCTGCGCGACGGAGTTGACGTCGCTGTAGCCTGTCCCGGACGGTTGCTGGACCATATCTGGCAGGGCAGCATAGACCTGTCCAGCGTCGAACTCCTCGTCATCGACGAGGCCGACCGCATGTTCGACATGGGCTTCCTGCCCGATATCAAGCAAATTTTGAAGTGCCTGCCGGATAAGCGGCAGACGCTGTTATTCTCGGCCACCATGCCGGCCGACGTGCGCGGCTTGATACAGGCTTACCTGCACGAGCCGGTCACCGTCCAGATAGGCCACGCAGCCCCGGCTTCCAGCGTATCGCACGCCCTCTACCCGGTCAAGCAGCACCTGAAAAATGCCCTTCTCACCGAGCTGTTGCGACAGGTGGAGACGGAATCGGTGGTTGTATTCACGCGCACCAAGCATAGGGCGGAGAAGGTAGCCGAGCACCTTAAGAGAGCCGGCTTCAACGTCACCTCGCTTCAAGGCAACCTGGCGCAGGCGAGGAGGCAGGCCGCCATCGACAGCTTCCGCGCAGGGAGATCAAAGATTATGGTGGCAACCGACATCGCCTCCCGCGGCATAGACGTGCTGAGCATCTCGCACGTAATCAACTACGACATGCCGGACACGGCTGATGCCTACACGCACCGCATCGGACGCACCGGGCGCGTAGATAAGACGGGCGAGGCCTTTACCTTCGTCAGCCCCGAAGACGGCGAGATGGTACGAGCTGTCGAACGCATTCTAAATAAGAAGATTGAACGGCGCACGCTGCCCGGCTTCGACTATGCTGTTGTGGCTCCTAAAATCGAACTTGAGAAGCGCCCAACACGCCGTTTCGGGGCACCGACCTCCTCAAGCAGACCCTTCAGTGGTGAAAGAAGGCGCGTCTTCTCCCGAGCGGCCTGAAACCAGGCAAATCCAGATAAATCAAAGGGGAGGATTTTAAAATCCTCCCCTTTTTTTTGCAATGGCACAGGATCTGGGCCGGCTAATTACAGGGACAGCCTGGCTGTAGGAGCGTCTTGATCTTGGCTACCAGATCGTCGGGGTTGAACGGCTTGCTCATGAAGCCGTTAGCTCCTAGCTCCAGTATCTCTTCAGAGATGTGATCCTTGGCGCTCAGAACTATCACCGGCATGTTCGAGAATTGGCGCAGCCTGCGCAAAACCTCAAGACCGTCGATGCCCGGCATGATGATGTCCAGCAACATGATGTCGGGTTCGGCTGTCTTCGCCAGCTCAAGCCCTTTTTCCCCTTCGCCGGCGCAGAACACCTCATAACCCGATACCTTCAGCTTTAAGGCAAGGAAGTTAACAATACGCTCTTCGTCGTCAATCAATAAAACGCGCTTTTTGCCGTTTTTGTTTGCAATCAAATTATTACGCTCTCATCGCCCCTAAACCGCCCTGAAATTGGATATGCCAATAATTGCTCCCGAAATCCCGTGCAACTTGTAATCAAGAATTCTATCAGAAGTTGTATATCGAAATCATCACATTTGAATGCGAAAACATTAAATTAATATAAAATCTTTTAAACGGAGTAGATGTCAAACCGCGGCATCAGGCAGGTTGCGGCGGGCTTCGCGGTAGCGCAGGAGCAGGAAAGCCAGACTCAACGATGCTATGAGCGTCATGCCGCCGTAAGATAAGACAGCGGCGCAGATTATGACGCCGCTCGCGAAACTCAAATGGGTGAGCCCATCCGACGACCTGACCAAAGTCCTGGCCATCATGACCGAGGAAGACGCGTCTCAAGTACCGGTGGTGCAGGACAACAAGGTGGTCGGGCTTATCAGCCGCGAACGTCTGCTGTCTTTTATTGACCTGCAGGCAAATCTGGGGAAATGACCTCCGGCGCAACCGCCCGCTCTTCGAACATGTACTTCCACAAAACGGCAGCCACAATTGCTCCCAATAGCGGGGCTACTATGAAAAGCCAGAGACCTGCCAGAGGCGATACGCTCCACTCGCGCAGGGCAGCCACCAGCGCCGGGCCGATACTGCGCGCCGGGTTGACCGATGTGCCGGTGATGGGGATGCTCACCAGATGAACGAAGGCCAGAGCGAAGCCAATGGCCAGACCGGCGAAGCCTTTGGGGGCATTTTTATGAATGGAGCCTAATACTACGAGTACGAAAAGAAAGGTGAAAACCACCTCGGCGTAAAAACCAGAGAGAAGAGTATATCCGCCGGGGGAACTCTCGCCGAAGCCGTTCAGGCCGAGCCCCGTGCCTGTGATGGAGTAGCTGGCATTGCCGCTGGCAATGCCCAGGAGTAGGGCGGCTCCGACAAAAGCCCCTACACACTGGAACAGGATGTAATACCCGGAGTCCTTGCCATTTATTTTGCCATTCAGCCACATGGCCAGCGTTACCGCCGGGTTGATGTGACAACCGGAGATGGGTCCTATTGTATATACGAGCGCCAGTATGGTTAGACCGAACGTCAGCGCCACGCCCAGGACACCGATATACTGGCCGGCGATGACGGCGCTGCCGCAGCCCACCAGAACCAGAGCCATGGTGCCAACCAGTTCAGCGAGGTACTTCTTCATGCAAACCTCCTTTTGATTCTGTGCCATTGTACTCGCAGATTGAACCACATTCAATACTCGGCAGGGAGGGAATATGAATAATTTCTATCCAGTCCGTTTGACAGGAGAACCGACTTGGACTAAAATCTTTAACTTGTACCGAGAAACGACAATCTTAAGATGATAAAGGGAAGTCCAGCAAAGACTTCCCTGATTTTTCCAGTGAGGGGTTAGGGACTCAGGGCTGTGGTTCAAACATTATTCCGGGTGGGCGGGACTCTGTGTCTTGGCGCTGCCCTGTTGCCGCTGGTTGTACTATTCCGACCGGTACGCTTCGTCAGACAAGTGGCTCTGTGGCTGCTGCTGGCCGGAGTAGCGGCAATGACAGCTTCGGCTCTGTATGCCATCCTGCATTCGCTTGACCTGAATTTCAACCTGTTTCATATCACACCATTGCTGGCGCTTGCGTTCCATCTGGATAAGTTGTCCAGCTTTTTCGTTATCGTCATCGGCGTGGTTTCCACCTGCGCCGTAATCTACTCCATGAGCTACATCGAGCACTACGCCGGGTCGGCACGGGTACAGATCCTTGCCGCCCTGCTGGCTTTTTTCATACTGACCATGATGCTGGTGGTAACCTCCGCCAGCACGTTCGGGTTTCTATTCTTCTGGGAACTTATGTCGCTCTCATCCTTCCTTCTGGTCATGTTCGACCGAGAAAAAACCGAGACGCAAAAAGCCGGCCTGTTCTATTTCGCCATGACGCAGCTGGGGACGCTCTTTCTTTTCACGGCCTTTCTGCTGGTGTACAGGTTCACCGGCTCTTTCGACATCAGTTTCGCCTCCGGGATACCCGAGTGGGGTAAGGGTCTGGTTTTCGTCTCGCTGTTCGTAGGTTTCGGCACCAAGGCGGGCATTATTCCCTTCCACAAATGGCTGCCTTACGCCCATTCCGCCAGCCCTTCAAATGTATCGGCGCTGATGTCGGGTGTGATGATCAAGGTGGCCATATACGGTCTGGTGCGCTTTATCCTCGATGTGTTCAGGCCCGAACTGTGGTGGGGCATATTACTGCTCATTTTCGGCAGTATTTCGGCAGTTCTGGGCGTCATCTATGCGCTTAAAGAACACGACATCAAGAAGCTGCTGGCTTATCACAGCATCGAGAACATAGGCATCATCGTGCTCGGGCTGGGCTTGTACATCATCTTTGTGGTAAACGGGTTCGATGTACTCGCCTCTCTTTCTCTTTACGGGGCGCTGTTCCATACACTCAACCATGCCATATTTAAGAGTCTGTTGTTCATGACCGCCGGTTCCGTGGTCCAAGTGACCGGCACGCGCAACATCGAGAAAATGGGCGGCCTGGTAAAAACAATGCCCCGGACGGCATCTCTTTTTCTTCTGGGCGCCTGTGCCATCTCCGCACTGCCTCCTCTCAACGGCTTCGCCAGCGAGATAATGCTTTTCCAGGCTTATCTGGGTTCTTTCGCTCTGAACCGCCCCTTGCTGGAGGCGCTGCTCGTTACAGGCCTGGCGGTGCTTGCCCTTACCAGCGCGCTAGCGGCGGCATGCTTTGCAAAAGCCTTCGGGACCATTTTTCTGGCGAGGCCGCGTTCGGAGGATGCTAAGAATGCCAGGGAGGTTCCCTTTGCCATGATCTTCGCGCCCGGGATACTGGCGGCATTGTGCGTGGGGCTGGGAGTGTTTTCCCACCAGATTATCTCCAGAGTGAGAACGGATTTGCCTATACCCGATATGCTACCGGTCGGCATTGTTCTGGCCGTTATAACAGCTCTGACAGTAATTCTGGTGCGTTTGGTTAGAGCCCCGGTGCGCAAAACAGAGACGTGGGGCTGCGGCATTCCCCTCCAGACGGGCGCATGGAGTACACCGCCACCGGCTTTTCGGAACCAATTGTTACGGTTTTCAAGACCATCTTCCGCACAAAAAAGATATCGCACCGCGAATTCAGCGACAAATTCAAGGCTATTCCCAGGCGCAGCAGCGGTGAAATAATCACACTCAAGTTTTTCGAAGAGCGCATTTATCTCCCGGTGGCGCGCTTCGTCATGCGTATTGCCGGGTACATATCGAATTTACATAATGTGGATATGGACGCGCTCATTCTTTACGCCTTTATCGCTGTCGTCATTGTCATACTGGGCGTGGGGTGGTGGCTATGAACGGGAATGGCTTACTTTACGCTATCCTGAACCCGCTTTTTGCGCTGGCGCTTGCGCCTTTGCTACTCGGTTTGATAAAAAAGGTAAAAGCTTTGATTCAGGGCCGGCCCGGCCCCCCTCTGCTGCAGCAATATTATCAGCTGCGCAAGCTTTTTCACAAAGAAATAGTCTATTCTTCAGACTCGTCTTTCATAATGCGGCTCAGCCCGTACCTGGGGATAGCCTTTATGCTGACAGCTTCCCTTTTTGTGCCCATGCTGTTCATACCCGAGACGGCATGGTTCGGAAACATCATACTTTTCTTTTATCTGATGATAACGGCCAAATTTTTCATGGTGCTGGGCGGGCTGGACGCCGGCAGCACTTTCGGGGGCATGGGGAGCTCGCGCGAGATGACGGTCTCGTCCATAATCGAGCCGGCAACCATCACATCCTGCGCCGCACTGGCCTTTGTGCTGAAATCGACCAGTATTCCCCAGATGTTCAGTTCGCTGCTGGCCGGGTCAATCTTCAGCTACCCCACGCTGATCCTGGTGGGCATATCCCTTTTCATAATTATTATCGTAGAATCTGCACGCGTGCCGGTGGACAACCCGGAAACGCATCTGGAACTTACCATGATCCATGAGGCTATGATCTTGGAGCAGAGCGGCCCGAAACTGGCTTTGTCGGAGCTTTCGTCCGGAGTTAGGCAGACTGTACTGATGGCGCTGTTTATCAACGTCATATTCCCCTGGGGATTATCCACGGGAACCGGCATTCCGGCATTACTGCTTGCAGGCGGAACCATGATGGTAAAAATGGGAATCCTGGCGATTACGGTTGGCGTATTCGAATCCCTGCTGGCCAAGATACGCTTTTTCCGCTTGCCCGATTTCGTTGTGTTAGGTCTTTTTCTCTCATTCATTACGATAGTTTTTGAGTTGCTGACATGATTAATACGAATTTTACCGGCGATGTCATAGAAATATTTTTCGTGCTTATACTGGGAACGGCGGCCTTTATCATCACCCAGCGTACGCTGCGCTCACTGTTCACCATCTATACCATGCAGTCTATTATCCTGGCGCTGATTGCCTTGATCTTGTATATCCAGCACGGAACTCTCAGTCTTCTGTTCATTGCCCTCTTGACCTTGGTCATCAAGGCTTTAGTAATTCCCGCTTTCCTGCGCCGCACCCTGGTCGTAATGCCGGTGAAGCGCGACCTGCAGTTCCGCTACCTGACGCCCGCCAGCTCCATATTTCTCAGTGCGGTGCTGTTTTTTATTGTTTACACATCATTCTCCAATGTGGCGGGACAGCTTTTCAGCGACCGCCTATTCTTCCTGGGCGGGGTGATCGGGGTGTCGCTGGCGTTGATAGGCATGATGGTGATATTCAGCCGCCAGAAGGTCGTCAGCAAGATTGTGGGATATTTGACCATGGAGAACGGCGTGCTGCTTTTCGGGCTTTTTATCGCCGAGATGCCGTTCATAATCGAAGTGCTCATTGTAATCGACCTGCTGATGCTGATCGTGCTGTCGACCATTATGGCTTTCGGCATCGATTCCAGCATCGAGGCTTTCCACCGCAAGCTGACGCAACTGGGGTTGAGTTTCGAGGACTAGATGCAGAACTACTTAGCCTTGGTCTACCTTGTCGTGCCCTTGGTGCTGGTTGTCTTATTCGCTGCCCTGGGTAAGCGCGGACCGGGGCAGGACAACCGTTTCCTCAACCTGTTAGCCATCCTGCAGGCGGCGGTATATCTGGGCGCGACTATCTGGGCGGCCGCCTCTTTAAAATTACCGCTGAACTTTTTCCACGGGGAATATTTTTACATTGACTCACTCTCGCTTTACGAAATACTTATCACCAGCCTTATTTTCCTGCTGGCGGCGGTTTATGCCCGGGGTTATGTTCCCAACCTGGTCAGGTCGGGGGAACTTGATAGCTCCATCCTGCGGCTTTTTTACGCCACTTTCTGTTTGCTCGAGCTGGTGACCGTGCTGGCGTTTGCCTCCAATAACCTGGCGCTGCTGTGGATATTCGCCGAGCTCAGCACGCTCTTCTCGGCGGCTCTGATAGTCACACTCAAAGCCAGGGAGAATATCATAGCCGCCCTGAAATACGTCTTCGTGGCCTCGACGACCATGCTTTTTTCCTTTATCGGCATCATTCTCCTCTATGCCGTGAGCCGTAGCGTCATCCCGGGCGGCAGCCTGAACTGGACCGCACTTTTCGCTGCGGCGTCTCGGATGGACCCGCACCTGTTCTTTTTGGCGTTCGTTTTCCTGTTCCTGGGATTTGCCGCCAAGGCAGGCGTAGCGCCTTTTCACACGTGGGTACCCACGGCTTATGTGCGGGCTCCTTCTGCCGTGGCGGTCGTTTCAGGAACTGTGCTGAACCTGGGAATCTACGCCGTACTGCGCCTCTATGCTATAGGACAAGCGACAGGCACAGGGACGCACCTCATGGTGTTCTTATCCATTTTCGGGACGCTCAGCATCGCCGTAGCCGGCTTCAGCATGCTCAAACGCACCAATACCAAGAAGATCATCGCTTTTTCGGGGGTGGAAAGCGCCGGGCTTTTACTGATAGCCATCGGCCTGGGTTCACCGGTAGCCCTGTACTGGGCGCTGTTCTATACGCTGGGGTACTCGCTGGTGAAATCGCTACTCTTTTTCTGTGCCGGCATATTCCACCGGCAATACCAGAGCAATAAATATTTTGCCGCGAGGGATGCTTTTAAGCTTCAGCCGCTGGCCATCTGGGGGTTGATACTGGGGAGCGCAGCCGCCATCGGGACTCCGCTGTTCCCCGTGTTCCTGGCGAAATGGAATATCCTGGGAGTGCTGGCGGGGGAATCGCTTTTTATGCTCGTGGCTACTCTCTTTTTTCTGTTACTGGCGGCCATCGGACTGGCTTACTTTTTTATCCGCATGTTCAGCCAGGACGGCGGCGGGCAGATACCGGCGTTCCACACGCCCCTCAGCATGAAGCTTCCAATCATAATTACCCTGGCAATGCTGCTCATCCTCGGATTGTATGTGCCGGGGTGGCTGAATGATACTCTGGGCAGAATCGTAACCTCCCTGGGGATGTAATACATGCAAACTATAATTGACGAGCTCAAAAAGACATTCAAAGCTGAGCTGCTTGTCAGGAATATGCCGGAGGCTCAGGGCGGTGTTGCCTATCTGAGGGTCGGCCAAAAATCAGTACTCGACATAATGATTGCTCTAGAAGAGAAAGGTGTTGTCCTTATCGCCCTCTTCGCGGTAGAAAACTTCGAAGGCGAAGGGGCGAACCTGCTTTACGTCTTCGAACGGCGCGGCGCTGCACAACTCATGACGCTCGTTGTAGCGCTCAAAGAAAGACGGGCAATCTCCATAGCCGAGCATTTCCCCAACGCCTGCTATTTCGAGCGTGAAATCGCCGATGGCTTCGGGATCGAGTTTGACCGTGCTTTCGATAAACGCCGACTTTTCCTGCATGAGGTCTATCCCGACGGCTTCCATCCTCTCTTAAAATCGTTCAGGAATAAGCCACTCGCGCTGGATTTATCCAAGCCATCAAAGGATGAGTACGTTTTCCGCGAGTGTTCCGGCGAGGGGGTTTACCAGATACCTGTCGGGCCGGTGCATGCCGGTATCATCGAACCGGGGCATTTCCGTTTCAGCGTTATCGGCGAGACCATCTTCAACCTGGAGATTCGTCATTTCTACAAGCACCGGGGGCTGGAGAAACTGGCTGAAGGCAAAACTCCTGCGGAGTGCGTAGCCATTGCCGAAGCGGTAAGCGGGGATGAGAGCGCGGCCAATGCCACGGCCTTCGCCATGGCGGTTGAAGAAATATGTGGAGTAACGGTGCCGCTACGGGCATGGCAACTGCGTACAGTGTTGCTGGAACTGGAGCGTGTTTATTCACACTTGGGAGACCTGGCCGGCATGGTGCTGGACGTGGCTTATCCGCTGGGAGCCGCGCCCTTTTTCAACTTGAGGGAGGAAGTGCTGCGCCAGAACGCTCACCTGACAGGTTCCCGTTTTTCCAAGAGGATTATCATACCGGGCGGGTTGAAACGCGATATAGCTCAGTCCAGGCTGGCCGGGCTGGGGGCCTACACCAATGATTTTGTGGGCCGCTTGGAAGAGGCTGTGTCAGACATAAACGCTTCGGGCTGGGTTATTGACCGATTCGAGACCACAGGAGTTATCCGCAAAGACCTGGTAGTACCGCTCAACCTGAGCGGCCCGACAGCGCGTGCCTGCGGCGCCCCAGTGGATACCCGTCTCGACCATCCCTACGGTATTTACAGAGAACTGCGTGTCGAGGAATACGTCAAAGAGAGCGGCGATGTGCTGGCGCGGTTTTACGTGAAGGCCGATGAGATAAAAAATTCCATCAGGTTAATTCAGGACGTGCTCACCAGATGAGGGGTGGCCCTGTCTACCTGGAATGTAAAGCAAGAGATGGTTATGGGATGGCCATGGTTGAAGCCGCACGCGGGCAGAACCTGCACTGGATCTATATGAAAAACGGGCGCATCGAACGCTACAAGGTGCGTACAGCTTCCTTCTGCAACTGGCCGGTAATCGAGCACGCTGTTATGGGCAATATAGTGGCCGATTTCCCCGTGATCAACAAGAGCTTGAATCTATCCTACGCGGGGAACGACCTGTAGGGATGCGCATGATCTTCACGCTACTCAAAAATGTATTCAGGAAGAAAAAGGCCGCCGCCATCCAGCTTCAGGATGCTGATTTCGAGGCGCTCGGCATCCGGCTCA is a window of Dehalococcoidia bacterium DNA encoding:
- a CDS encoding CBS domain-containing protein, translated to MTPLAKLKWVSPSDDLTKVLAIMTEEDASQVPVVQDNKVVGLISRERLLSFIDLQANLGK
- a CDS encoding hydrogenase membrane subunit, which gives rise to MQNYLALVYLVVPLVLVVLFAALGKRGPGQDNRFLNLLAILQAAVYLGATIWAAASLKLPLNFFHGEYFYIDSLSLYEILITSLIFLLAAVYARGYVPNLVRSGELDSSILRLFYATFCLLELVTVLAFASNNLALLWIFAELSTLFSAALIVTLKARENIIAALKYVFVASTTMLFSFIGIILLYAVSRSVIPGGSLNWTALFAAASRMDPHLFFLAFVFLFLGFAAKAGVAPFHTWVPTAYVRAPSAVAVVSGTVLNLGIYAVLRLYAIGQATGTGTHLMVFLSIFGTLSIAVAGFSMLKRTNTKKIIAFSGVESAGLLLIAIGLGSPVALYWALFYTLGYSLVKSLLFFCAGIFHRQYQSNKYFAARDAFKLQPLAIWGLILGSAAAIGTPLFPVFLAKWNILGVLAGESLFMLVATLFFLLLAAIGLAYFFIRMFSQDGGGQIPAFHTPLSMKLPIIITLAMLLILGLYVPGWLNDTLGRIVTSLGM
- a CDS encoding hydrogenase subunit, encoding MINTNFTGDVIEIFFVLILGTAAFIITQRTLRSLFTIYTMQSIILALIALILYIQHGTLSLLFIALLTLVIKALVIPAFLRRTLVVMPVKRDLQFRYLTPASSIFLSAVLFFIVYTSFSNVAGQLFSDRLFFLGGVIGVSLALIGMMVIFSRQKVVSKIVGYLTMENGVLLFGLFIAEMPFIIEVLIVIDLLMLIVLSTIMAFGIDSSIEAFHRKLTQLGLSFED
- a CDS encoding hydrogenase — its product is MNGNGLLYAILNPLFALALAPLLLGLIKKVKALIQGRPGPPLLQQYYQLRKLFHKEIVYSSDSSFIMRLSPYLGIAFMLTASLFVPMLFIPETAWFGNIILFFYLMITAKFFMVLGGLDAGSTFGGMGSSREMTVSSIIEPATITSCAALAFVLKSTSIPQMFSSLLAGSIFSYPTLILVGISLFIIIIVESARVPVDNPETHLELTMIHEAMILEQSGPKLALSELSSGVRQTVLMALFINVIFPWGLSTGTGIPALLLAGGTMMVKMGILAITVGVFESLLAKIRFFRLPDFVVLGLFLSFITIVFELLT
- a CDS encoding response regulator, with amino-acid sequence MIANKNGKKRVLLIDDEERIVNFLALKLKVSGYEVFCAGEGEKGLELAKTAEPDIMLLDIIMPGIDGLEVLRRLRQFSNMPVIVLSAKDHISEEILELGANGFMSKPFNPDDLVAKIKTLLQPGCPCN
- a CDS encoding DEAD/DEAH box helicase, which gives rise to MSFQDKSIQCSDCGTSFIFSIKEQEFFKVKGFFREPKRCPECRDKINNPRRAVVNTEALEPLSALPPESITAGSFESFGLLPSVMGGVRLSGYTTPTPIQAQALPHALAGKDVIGLAQTGTGKTAAFVLPMLQRLVAHKRGNIRSLVISPTRELAEQTNECIASLGRKTGIRGISLYGGVGMSLQVRNLRDGVDVAVACPGRLLDHIWQGSIDLSSVELLVIDEADRMFDMGFLPDIKQILKCLPDKRQTLLFSATMPADVRGLIQAYLHEPVTVQIGHAAPASSVSHALYPVKQHLKNALLTELLRQVETESVVVFTRTKHRAEKVAEHLKRAGFNVTSLQGNLAQARRQAAIDSFRAGRSKIMVATDIASRGIDVLSISHVINYDMPDTADAYTHRIGRTGRVDKTGEAFTFVSPEDGEMVRAVERILNKKIERRTLPGFDYAVVAPKIELEKRPTRRFGAPTSSSRPFSGERRRVFSRAA
- a CDS encoding aquaporin Z; this encodes MKKYLAELVGTMALVLVGCGSAVIAGQYIGVLGVALTFGLTILALVYTIGPISGCHINPAVTLAMWLNGKINGKDSGYYILFQCVGAFVGAALLLGIASGNASYSITGTGLGLNGFGESSPGGYTLLSGFYAEVVFTFLFVLVVLGSIHKNAPKGFAGLAIGFALAFVHLVSIPITGTSVNPARSIGPALVAALREWSVSPLAGLWLFIVAPLLGAIVAAVLWKYMFEERAVAPEVISPDLPAGQ